The following coding sequences are from one Salvia hispanica cultivar TCC Black 2014 chromosome 3, UniMelb_Shisp_WGS_1.0, whole genome shotgun sequence window:
- the LOC125210239 gene encoding uncharacterized protein LOC125210239 — protein MEERREQEKPLSPFPPEELISHRRQRCLKCCGCSAALLLILAVTILILMLTIFNVKHPTLEITSVKIDGLDSLSNDTNNNNNNTNPTLAAGVSIKNPNAASFKFHEAATEVYFDGTLVGEGRAPAGEAGPRRTRRVDVLVDLVVGRLVGVSRFESDFERGGLEISVYTRVKGVVKVTNVIKRSFVVNITCGMNVDLRSKVVQDRSCTL, from the coding sequence AtggaagagagaagagagcaAGAGAAGCCGCTCAGCCCTTTTCCACCGGAGGAGCTCATATCACACCGCCGCCAGCGTTGCCTCAAGTGCTGCGGCTGCTCCGCCGCGCTTCTCCTAATCCTAGCCGTCACAATTCTCATCCTCATGCTCACCATCTTCAACGTGAAGCATCCAACGCTCGAGATCACCTCGGTCAAAATCGACGGCCTCGATTCGTTATCCAACGACAccaataacaacaacaacaacaccaaCCCGACGCTGGCGGCCGGCGTCTCGATCAAGAACCCCAATGCGGCGTCGTTCAAGTTCCACGAGGCGGCCACGGAGGTGTACTTCGACGGCACGCTGGTGGGAGAGGGCAGGGCGCCCGCAGGGGAGGCGGGGCCGAGGAGGACGCGGAGGGTGGATGTTTTGGTTGATTTGGTGGTTGGTAGATTGGTGGGAGTGTCGAGATTTGAGAGTGATTTTGAGAGAGGGGGTTTGGAGATCAGTGTGTATACAAGAGTGAAAGGGGTGGTTAAGGTTACAAATGTTATAAAGAGGAGTTTTGTGGTGAATATCACATGTGGTATGAATGTTGATCTCAGAAGCAAGGTTGTCCAAGATAGGAGTTGCACTTtgtga
- the LOC125209754 gene encoding late embryogenesis abundant protein At1g64065-like yields the protein MEEENHLNPPQKTHHKIHEFETNKPAPKQEGASKTLVYILIAVVLLSIAFLIFGLVVLRIKPPSLRLSNVVVQGLRYNASSLNMTVIADLTLHNTNFGRFDFRGGSVALLYGNATFGAASIHGGRVGGRERGRIGAAVEVSGGPSENYMNISRDIELNLVRLTTVAELRGEIRVMKIVNRHRTASMNCSMDVNLRGQQVQNLSCQ from the coding sequence ATGGAGGAGGAAAACCACCTCAATCCACCACAAAAAACTCATCACAAAATCCACGAATTCGAAACCAATAAACCAGCACCCAAAcaagaaggcgcgagcaaaaCCCTAGTTTACATCCTCATCGCCGTCGTTCTACTAAGCATCGCCTTCTTAATATTCGGCCTCGTCGTGCTCCGAATCAAGCCTCCGTCTCTCCGCCTATCAAACGTCGTCGTACAGGGCCTCCGCTACAATGCCTCCTCGCTAAACATGACCGTGATCGCCGATCTCACCCTCCACAACACGAATTTCGGCCGCTTCGACTTTCGCGGCGGAAGCGTCGCTTTGTTGTACGGCAACGCCACGTTTGGGGCGGCGAGCATCCACGGCGGAAGAGTTGGCGGCCGGGAGAGGGGACGGATCGGCGCGGCCGTGGAGGTGAGCGGCGGGCCGTCGGAgaattatatgaatattagcagagatattgaattgaatttggTGAGATTAACGACGGTGGCGGAATTGCGAGGTGAGATTAGAGTGATGAAGATTGTTAATAGGCATAGAACTGCTTCGATGAATTGTAGCATGGATGTTAATTTGAGGGGCCAACAAGTTCAGAATTTATCATGTCAATGA